GGGTGAGCGTTTCTTGGTGAGCTTGGGTCGTCGAGTGGATTTTCATACTCGAGTAGACTTTGTGCGCTTTTAAGCTGATCGTTTAAAATTTTATCAAAATTCATCTCTTTAAAGATGACCTCTTGCCTTCTATATGGTCCGCCTTCGGCCGTTCTTGTGGTTTGAGCATTTGCTATGTTTGAGCTGATGACGTTCATTCTGAAACGTTGTGCGCTTAGTCCGTATCCACTAATATCAAAATCATTTAAGTATGACATCATCTCTCCTAGTTCTTAGCGCTTGCGTCTATTACGTTTTTAAAGATATTACTTTGAGCCTTGTAGGCGTTATCAAGGGCGTTTATCATAACTGTGTTTTTACCCATTTCTGTTGTCTCAACATCAAGATCAACTGTATTTGCGTCATTTCTAGCCATGTGACCATCACGCAAGAAAATTTGAGCTGTGTCGCTTTTTGGAAAATC
The DNA window shown above is from Campylobacter concisus and carries:
- the flgC gene encoding flagellar basal body rod protein FlgC, whose product is MSYLNDFDISGYGLSAQRFRMNVISSNIANAQTTRTAEGGPYRRQEVIFKEMNFDKILNDQLKSAQSLLEYENPLDDPSSPRNAHPTLTSVIVDKVVRDDKDFQLKYDPSHPDANANGYVAFPNINPVIEMSDLLEATRAYQANVAAFQNAKTIAQSAISLISGQA